AATAAGGAAAGGAACGCTGACAAATATCATAGCAATGACCACCCCGGCCAGGCTGTCAACAAACGTAATTCCCACATGACCAAATAGCTTGCCCAGCAAAAACTGCCTTCCAAAAACGAAGAGAAGAGCAATACCAGCAGCAGAATGAGGAATGACAATCGGAACATCAATCAGTGCCTCCAAGAATCCCTTTCCCCAAAACTGTCGCCGCGCCAAGAGATAGGCCAGGGGCACACCGAGGACCAGCCCTATGAGAGTGGCCAGCAGACCCGCCCAAACGGTGAGCATAATGGACGAGTAAACGGAATCATCAAGCAGGGTATCCCACAGCGTTCCTGGTGATGAGGAGACCACCGTTTTAATGATGGGAGCGAAGATGAAGAAAAGGATAAAAAGGCTTAGCAGGATGAATACGATAGTCATGGTATCAGGTCTTACCCAAGAACGGCTTCTAAACATGATTCTCCTCCCTATGGTGATCAATCTCTGCAGGCATTTTTCGGTACTGACTTCGCCACAGGTCGTTGATACGCAGACCGGGGGCTGCTCGGCGCTCCATCATTGTTCCGCGAGCAGTGTTCTGAGCCTGGAAGGTAAGTTGGCCGGGTTATCAACTTCTGCCGGCACCAGCGTTGGTTGATAGTCCTCCGACATCACTCTCTGCCCTTCGGTGCCCAGAAGGAATTCCACAAACTCGGCCGCCGCCTCCGGGTGTGACGAGTTCGACGGGATCGTTAGAGCATATACTATCGGCTCTCCGCGAAACTCAGGTATGACAGAGGCAAACCTTTGAAAATCCAGCCTGACCATGACATGACTATACACATCGGCGAAGTTTTGAGAACTAAGGTCGATCTCTGGTGGCAGCTCCACAAATCCCAGCCCGTGCTGCCTCGCCACACTCTCATACTCAAAGGAGTAATCCAGGTCACCTGACTCTAGAAGACCCAGGAGCACCACACTCGAACCTCTAATGGTGACCTTTGTTGGCTTCAACACCTCAGGCACCGAAATGACATGGGTGTCAATGTTATCACTCACTGTGACCGGCGGGGAGAAACTGCCCATTACGCTCTCAAAGATGGCCTCATCACCATAGTAGGCCTCGGCAAGCTGGCACATCATGAGAGCTCTGTACCCGCAAGAGTCTATAAGCGGGTTAGGAACGCCGACTTTGATATCAGTCCCTGAGAGAATGTCATACCAGTTTGTGGCATTGATTCGATATGCATACTTGCTCTTGTTGGTGTAGGCCAGCCCCAAACGATTGGTGGCAAACTTCACATACCAATCCGCGTAGCTCTGGCTGGTGCCGGGAACCTGATTGTCATACATCATCATTGGTATTAGTGAGTAGTCGGCCACAGCCACTACATCCGCCTCAGTGGCAAGTTCCGTTACATACCTGATCACCTGGATGCTGCCGTGGCCCTCCACCACCACATCAATATCAGGGTGAACGGCCTCAAATTCCTTCTCCATCTCCTGGAAGGGCACTATCAGGCTGCCGGCGCAGATGATCTTCAGTTGGGTACGACCCGGGGTGCAGGAAGTGGCACTGACAATTGGACCAATCAGCAGCAGGAGGATAAGCAATCCGACCGCTTTGGCTTTGGCACTGCACACAGGCTTTCTCAACAACAAAGCTAATCCTGGTGGATGACCTCTATTCGGTCCACCCACTTGACCCAGTAGAACCCCTCAGTCAGAAGGTTTTCGCTGCCAACCACGGCCAGTCTCACTGGTTTCCCATCGTCATAAGAAAGCGGTTTCCCATCCTGTTCATATATGAGCGTCAATCCCAGCTTCTCGTGCGGCATTTCTTTCAGGGTTACCGGATCATAGGTAGGAAGATTACCACTAACCTGATCATAATCAAAGACTGACGAGTATCCATCGGTGGCCGATACAAACACCAGATCCGAAAGCCCCATTCCTCCTACCAGATCACAGACATCCTCAATGCTGACACCCTTGACGTCATACGGTCCATTTATCACCCCGGTGGTGGTAAAGAAGCCCCCCTGAGCCGTCGTGGATTTCATGGCCTTGATGTCATCAAGGCTGAGAGTCACATTATCGCCACTACTGCCTATGAGCGTCAGGTTCCACTCAATGTCAGCCTCAGAAGCATTCTGCCAGGGATGCGCGTACACCACTATCGCAGCCACGATACAGAGCAGGCCCACAATAAAGACAGGCATAGCCTTACGGAGCCTGCCGGTCTGTCTTTTCTTCGATTCTTGTTTCTGTTCAGACATGGTAACTAGACCCCTTCCGTCGGAGGACTGGGCAAGTCCTTCTTTCTAGTAACGAAATAGACAGACAGCCCAACGAGCGCCAACCCGCCGCCCCCCAGTCCTATGGGAACCCACGGTATCTTGTTCGATGTCTCGGTGGTCGTTGTATCTGTGTCAGAATCGGGAATTTCAGGCGAGGTGCCGCTGGGGTATATGATCATCCTGTCGATCCACTTTCCTGCCAGGCCATTTGTGCTCGGCCAAAAGCCCTCAGAGTCGCGGTAGAAATGCGAGTATCCCTCTTCGGCTGGCATGACAGCCAGCATGTCGGAATTGCCAAAGACGTATTTGCCCTCAGAGTTCGTGGTCTCGGCCATGATGACGATCTGGAGGGCGGTGCGGTACCCATTGTTGCCGGGATAGCCTTCTCCATACCGTTCGCCCTCCTTGGCATCCTCACCGTTGTACCAGCACAAGGCAATTGCCCCCTGCCTGTCCTCCGGTTCATAGACATTGGCGTACTTAAATTTTATCTGCCAGCCATCAACCGCGCACAACATCACTTCATCCCCGGATTCCATCGCTCCGACCAGATCGCAGAGATCCTTGATGCTGGTGCCCATCACCGCACCCTTGTCCTTAAGGTTGACCGTTTCATTCGGGTCCCAGAGGTTATCAGGGTCGAAGGTGGGCCCTTGCTGATAGTAGTGCGTCGTGCCGTCCCCACGTATCGGCAGATTATCTTCCATCCACTGATAGCTTACGGTCTTCTCAGCAACTACCGTGACGTTGTCATTTGCATACTTCACAATATGCACAGATGACGTTGCTCCGGCTGCCAGCGCCGAAGACACCGGGAATACTTGCATCAGCAGAGCCAGCAGCAAGAAGAAGATACCCGGCACCGGCTGAAGCGTCTTCTTCGTCATGATCCTGCCTCCTGCCAGTCCCGAACGGTTCCATTTGGCTCAGTGCCCCCAAATGCCAGCCAGACTTGTTTCATTGGGGTTTCCTTCTCGCTTTGATTCCGACTGTGACACCAACGATCGAAGCTGTTATTACGACAATACCCACCCCAACTGGGATATAGTGGGCTTTCATCCAGTGGGTAAATGAGCTGGCACTGTCATCCTGCTCGACACGGGTCAGCACTATGGTCTCAAAGACCGTATTCTGCGGGTATAGCGTTGTCACCTCCGCGTTGTCGAGAGAAACGTCCGCGACCCGGACAACCTGCGTCGTGGACGTCCCAGCGGAGGGGTCAACGGTCACCTTGGCATAGGCCAGGCTGTTCTCCAGGCTGTTCTGGTAGCCATCGTATTTCTCGCCGCTCAACTGGACGAGCGGCGCTCCGCCTGTCCCCATCACCATATACTGGATGCCGTTCTCCAGGTATCTTTCGTAGGCATGGACTTGGCCGTTCCACACAGCATCAACACCGTATGTCTGAAACAACCCCTCCCATTCCGCCCTGAGATTTGCCCAGCCGCCAAAGTGATTGGTGTCCGAGGTGTAGAGCGGGTGGTGGAACATGACGAATTTCCATGTTTGGCCAGTATCAAGGTCACTCTCCAGCCACGTCGTCTGGGCGGAAATATCCGTGTTACTATCCAGCACCGTGAAGTGGGCATCGCCACAGTCGAAGGAATAGTAGGCCGGAAGGCCGAAGATATCATAGTAAAGAGCGTCGTTCTCCTCATGGTTGCCCAACGCTGTGTACGCCGTGGTGTTCGCCAGCATCAGGCGGCCGGCATCGAAGAACCGGTTCCAGTTGGCCAGATCGCTGCCATCGTTCACCAGGTCGCCGGTAATCAGCACGAAGGCCACATCGGGCTGGGCGGCAATGCTGTCGGCCACCAGCTTAAACCTCTCCGACTGACTGAAGAGGGGCAACTGGTCCTGGGTGTCACTGAGAACCACGAAGTTGAACGGGCCGGAGGTGGGGAAAGTGCTGAAGTGGAAGTCAGCGGTAGATTCCGTACCGTATAGAACCCGGTAGTGGTAGACAGTGTTCGGATCGAGCCCTGACAACGCGACGTGATGGAGCTGCGTGTTTGTGCCATCGGTGGCCGTGAGGTCATACGTACTGCTGGCAGTATACTCCGCCTCGGTCGCGTACTGAACCGTCACGGTGGTGGCCAGAGTGGTCTTCACATTCACTACCGTCCCGGTCGTGGTGGTTCCCGTGAGGTACGGCCCCCAGAGCAGCCCCAT
This sequence is a window from Chloroflexota bacterium. Protein-coding genes within it:
- a CDS encoding ABC transporter permease, with the translated sequence MFRSRSWVRPDTMTIVFILLSLFILFFIFAPIIKTVVSSSPGTLWDTLLDDSVYSSIMLTVWAGLLATLIGLVLGVPLAYLLARRQFWGKGFLEALIDVPIVIPHSAAGIALLFVFGRQFLLGKLFGHVGITFVDSLAGVVIAMIFVSVPFLIDSARDAFKTVDVRLEKVARTLGASPWRTFCRVSLPLAWRGIFSGSVMMWARAMSEFGAVLILAYYVPFIGGSQTVAPILVADRFSGLGLDYARPVAALVILVSLVMFLLLRIVALRGNKHD
- the wtpA gene encoding tungstate ABC transporter substrate-binding protein WtpA, with protein sequence MLRKPVCSAKAKAVGLLILLLLIGPIVSATSCTPGRTQLKIICAGSLIVPFQEMEKEFEAVHPDIDVVVEGHGSIQVIRYVTELATEADVVAVADYSLIPMMMYDNQVPGTSQSYADWYVKFATNRLGLAYTNKSKYAYRINATNWYDILSGTDIKVGVPNPLIDSCGYRALMMCQLAEAYYGDEAIFESVMGSFSPPVTVSDNIDTHVISVPEVLKPTKVTIRGSSVVLLGLLESGDLDYSFEYESVARQHGLGFVELPPEIDLSSQNFADVYSHVMVRLDFQRFASVIPEFRGEPIVYALTIPSNSSHPEAAAEFVEFLLGTEGQRVMSEDYQPTLVPAEVDNPANLPSRLRTLLAEQ
- a CDS encoding argininosuccinate synthase, whose protein sequence is MTKKTLQPVPGIFFLLLALLMQVFPVSSALAAGATSSVHIVKYANDNVTVVAEKTVSYQWMEDNLPIRGDGTTHYYQQGPTFDPDNLWDPNETVNLKDKGAVMGTSIKDLCDLVGAMESGDEVMLCAVDGWQIKFKYANVYEPEDRQGAIALCWYNGEDAKEGERYGEGYPGNNGYRTALQIVIMAETTNSEGKYVFGNSDMLAVMPAEEGYSHFYRDSEGFWPSTNGLAGKWIDRMIIYPSGTSPEIPDSDTDTTTTETSNKIPWVPIGLGGGGLALVGLSVYFVTRKKDLPSPPTEGV
- a CDS encoding molybdopterin-dependent oxidoreductase — its product is MSEQKQESKKRQTGRLRKAMPVFIVGLLCIVAAIVVYAHPWQNASEADIEWNLTLIGSSGDNVTLSLDDIKAMKSTTAQGGFFTTTGVINGPYDVKGVSIEDVCDLVGGMGLSDLVFVSATDGYSSVFDYDQVSGNLPTYDPVTLKEMPHEKLGLTLIYEQDGKPLSYDDGKPVRLAVVGSENLLTEGFYWVKWVDRIEVIHQD